From the genome of Leptodactylus fuscus isolate aLepFus1 chromosome 1, aLepFus1.hap2, whole genome shotgun sequence, one region includes:
- the LOC142218749 gene encoding LOW QUALITY PROTEIN: piRNA biogenesis protein EXD1-like (The sequence of the model RefSeq protein was modified relative to this genomic sequence to represent the inferred CDS: inserted 2 bases in 1 codon; deleted 3 bases in 2 codons), with protein YGVILNNIFDTQVADVYLFSMETGGFLPSHTNTVKYCLMSYLNLSPSQVSFLKYKETLMKDNXWCDYPLPTAALKLLSLEVVHLCSLRLAMLDAMLADYTWLVDGSLNASRQGTSDVFLSTEATSSELPKELQQICVLQQKRREKALKEYQVNGVGFLKRAEK; from the exons TATGGTGTGATACTAAACAATATATTTGATACTCAGGTCGCTGATGTCTACCTATTCTCAATGGAAACTGGTGGCTTTCTTCCCAGTCACACAAATACAGTTAAGTATTGTTTGATGTCATAT CTCAACCTTTCACCCTCACAAGTTTCtttcctaaagtataaggaaactttaatgaaggacaa cTGGTGTGActatccattgccaactgcagcactgaagttactatctctggaagtggtacacCTTTGCTCTCTGCGTTTAGCCATGctcgatgctatgctagctgactacacttggttggttgatggttctcttaatgcatctcGCCAAGGGacatcagatgtgtttctcagcactgaggccacctcctctgagctccca aaggaacttcagcagatttgtgtattacagcaaaagagaagagaaaaagccTTGAAAGAATATCAAGTGAATGGTGTGGGTTTCCTCAAAAGGGcggagaagtaa
- the LOC142218791 gene encoding uncharacterized protein LOC142218791 — MKHLAVAVRARSDIVGFPVGSTEIKTTPYADDLLLYVTQPSRSFPAILDEFRRFGEVSNFQIFHQDKDVSDINAISMRIKEEPYVSGDEECEEDIPIGNRPDDCTRSSEGHLISTDYKAEDHGITQDPYQEHVNTPDIPSALIHQRTHTREKIFSCSECEKYFKFKSELVNHQRTHTGEKPFSCPECGKCFNHKTHLIRHQRIHTGEKPFSCSECGKYFARKSHLLLHQRTHTGEKPFLCSECGKCFTAKSDLVKHQRTHTGEKPFPCPECGKCFAQRSSLVKHQRTHTGGKPF, encoded by the exons ATGAAACATCTTGCGGTGGCTGTCCGTGCTCGTTCTGACATAGTGGGGTTTCCTGTGGGGTCCACCGAGATTAAGACCACCCCCTACGCGGACGACTTATTGCTCTATGTTACCCAGCCCTCACGTTCCTTCCCGGCGATCCTCGATGAGTTCCGTCGGTTCGGCGAGGTCTCTAACTTCCAG attttccatcaggataaagatgtgagcgacattaatgctatatctatgagaataaaggaagagccctatgtgagtggtgatgaggagtgtgaggaggacattcctatagggaaccgcccag atgactgtaccaggagctcagagggacatctgatatctacagattataaagcagaggatcatggtatcacacaagatccatatcaAGAACATGTcaataccccagatataccctcagcccttatacatcagagaactcacacaaggGAGAAgatattttcatgttcagaatgtgagaagtATTTTAAATTTAAATCAGAACTTGTTaaccatcaaagaactcacacaggagagaagccattttcatgcccagaatgtgggaagtgcTTTAACCATAAAACGCATCTCATAAGACATCAAcgtattcacacaggggagaagcctttttcatgttcagaatgtgggaaatattttgctcggaaatcacatcttcttctacatcagagaactcacacaggcgaGAAGCcgtttttatgttcagaatgtgggaaatgttttactgctaaatcagatcttgtgaaacatcaaagaactcacacaggagagaagccatttccatgcccagaatgtgggaaatgttttgctcagagatcaagtcttgttaaacatcaaagaactcacacaggaggaaAACCATTTTAA